In the genome of Pseudomonas protegens, one region contains:
- a CDS encoding nicotinamidase, protein MNSQTMKTASFDVDAQKSFTPLCPDELPVAEGERIGGELNFMATLASLRIGSKDAHSPQAPWVVAGHDQMLQPTGLEHADLTWVSHCVPGTTGFTLLDELPTPYDYDYFVWKGVEPDLHPYGACYHDLHGKLSTGVIEYLNSQGVQQVIVGGLALDFCVKTTALQLAAAGFKVIIHLPACRAISAEGATQAIADMQQAGITVAATREETARLAKA, encoded by the coding sequence ATGAACAGCCAAACGATGAAGACCGCTTCCTTCGATGTCGACGCGCAAAAAAGCTTCACCCCGCTGTGCCCGGACGAGCTGCCCGTGGCCGAAGGCGAGCGCATCGGCGGCGAACTGAATTTCATGGCGACCCTGGCCAGCCTGCGCATCGGCAGCAAGGATGCCCACAGTCCCCAGGCGCCCTGGGTGGTGGCCGGGCACGACCAGATGCTCCAGCCCACCGGCCTTGAGCATGCCGACCTGACCTGGGTCAGCCACTGCGTACCGGGCACCACTGGCTTCACCCTTTTGGACGAACTGCCCACGCCCTATGACTACGACTACTTCGTGTGGAAGGGCGTGGAGCCGGACCTGCACCCCTACGGCGCCTGCTACCACGACCTGCACGGCAAGCTGTCCACCGGGGTCATCGAGTACCTCAACAGCCAGGGCGTGCAACAGGTCATCGTCGGCGGCCTGGCCCTGGATTTCTGCGTCAAGACCACCGCCCTGCAACTGGCCGCCGCCGGTTTCAAGGTGATCATCCACCTGCCGGCATGCCGGGCCATCAGCGCCGAGGGCGCCACCCAGGCCATTGCCGACATGCAACAAGCGGGCATCACGGTTGCCGCGACCCGCGAAGAAACCGCCAGACTGGCCAAGGCTTGA
- a CDS encoding LysR family transcriptional regulator — translation MDLFQAMSVYVKVVEAGNMTAAARECGLSTTMVGNHLRALEQRLGVRLLNRTTRRQRLTEFGTDYYQRCLAVLGLVADSERLAEQAQGEPSGTLRITAPLTFGTERLAPALSEFQQRCPQVKVELTLANQRFDLTDGAFDVAVRLGNLDTSALIARRLQDYTLTICAAPEYLERCGTPQVPEDLKQHNCLAFAYPAGDEWSSTATQWPLRGPEGDVLIPVSGSLLTNTSSGLHRAARGGLGLVMMPDALVEEDLQQGRLVPVLQDYQLPFRTMHLLYAQDRYRLPKLRHFVDFALEKWGRQADSEASSIIAADKV, via the coding sequence ATGGATCTGTTCCAGGCGATGTCGGTGTACGTCAAGGTGGTGGAGGCGGGGAACATGACCGCTGCGGCCCGTGAGTGCGGCTTGTCCACCACCATGGTCGGCAATCATCTGCGGGCGTTGGAGCAGCGCCTTGGGGTGCGCCTGCTCAACCGCACCACGCGACGCCAGCGCCTCACCGAGTTCGGCACCGATTACTACCAGCGCTGCCTGGCGGTGCTGGGGCTGGTGGCGGACTCCGAGCGCCTGGCGGAGCAGGCCCAGGGCGAGCCTTCCGGGACCTTGCGCATCACCGCGCCGCTGACCTTTGGCACCGAGCGCCTGGCGCCGGCCTTGAGCGAGTTCCAGCAGCGCTGTCCGCAGGTCAAGGTGGAGCTGACCCTGGCCAACCAGCGTTTCGATCTGACCGATGGCGCTTTCGACGTGGCCGTGCGCCTGGGCAACCTGGACACTTCGGCGCTGATCGCCCGGCGCCTGCAGGACTACACCCTGACCATCTGCGCCGCCCCGGAGTACCTGGAGCGCTGCGGCACGCCGCAAGTCCCCGAAGACTTGAAGCAGCACAACTGCCTGGCGTTTGCCTATCCGGCCGGTGACGAGTGGAGTTCCACCGCCACCCAATGGCCCTTGCGCGGGCCCGAAGGCGATGTGCTGATTCCGGTATCCGGCTCGCTGCTGACCAACACCTCGTCCGGTCTGCACCGTGCGGCCCGGGGTGGGCTGGGGCTGGTGATGATGCCCGATGCGCTGGTGGAGGAGGACCTGCAGCAGGGCCGGCTGGTGCCGGTGCTGCAGGACTATCAGTTGCCGTTTCGGACCATGCACCTGCTGTATGCCCAGGACCGCTACCGCCTGCCCAAGCTGCGCCACTTTGTCGACTTCGCCCTGGAGAAGTGGGGGCGTCAGGCTGACTCGGAAGCCAGCAGCATCATCGCTGCCGACAAGGTATGA
- the pncB gene encoding nicotinate phosphoribosyltransferase yields the protein MESAFDRNNGVIQSLLDTDYYTFTMMQAVLHQHPNVDVEYQFIVRSKESLVHLIPEIRQELEKLAGLQMREGEQRFLFNKRFREYLTPDFEQFLGLFRFNLRYIHVAAVDGQLSIRVRGPMLHCIMFEQPVLAMVSELRNRDKYPEVELEDVTRRLYQKFEWLEKNASRDELAEFRVSDFSTRRRLSFKAQREVVKIMRSDFPGVFVGTSNAHLAYEFDLPLIGTMAHQWLMVHQQLGRLRESQNAALENWVHEYRGRLGIALTDCISTDFFLKDFDLYFAKLYDGLRQDSGDPILWADKVLARYRELGIDPRTKDLMFSDGLNFEKCLPILRHMRGQARFGFGMGTSLACDVEGVEPLSIVMKLVRVHGEPVVKFSDDPIKNVCEDPSFLRYAAQVFNVDLAHSPLEA from the coding sequence ATGGAAAGTGCATTCGACCGTAACAACGGCGTGATCCAGAGCCTGCTGGACACCGACTACTACACCTTCACCATGATGCAGGCGGTGCTGCACCAGCACCCCAATGTCGATGTGGAATACCAGTTCATCGTCCGTTCCAAAGAGTCCCTGGTGCACCTGATCCCCGAGATCCGCCAGGAACTGGAAAAGCTCGCCGGCCTGCAGATGCGCGAGGGCGAGCAGCGCTTTCTGTTCAACAAGCGCTTTCGTGAATACCTGACCCCGGACTTCGAGCAGTTTCTCGGCCTGTTCCGCTTCAACCTGCGCTACATCCACGTGGCGGCGGTCGATGGCCAACTGAGCATCCGCGTGCGTGGCCCGATGCTGCACTGCATCATGTTCGAACAGCCGGTACTGGCCATGGTCAGCGAGCTGCGCAACCGCGATAAATACCCCGAGGTGGAGCTGGAGGACGTCACCCGCCGGCTCTATCAGAAGTTCGAATGGCTGGAGAAAAACGCCAGCCGCGACGAACTCGCCGAGTTCCGCGTCTCGGATTTCTCCACCCGCCGGCGCCTGTCGTTCAAGGCCCAGCGCGAAGTGGTGAAGATCATGCGCAGCGATTTCCCCGGAGTCTTCGTCGGCACCAGCAATGCCCACCTGGCCTACGAGTTCGACCTGCCGCTGATCGGCACCATGGCCCACCAGTGGCTGATGGTGCACCAGCAACTGGGGCGGTTGCGGGAGAGCCAGAACGCCGCCCTGGAGAATTGGGTGCACGAGTATCGCGGACGCCTCGGCATCGCCCTGACCGACTGCATCAGCACCGACTTCTTCCTCAAGGACTTCGACCTGTACTTCGCCAAGCTCTACGACGGCCTGCGCCAGGATTCCGGGGACCCGATCCTCTGGGCCGACAAGGTCCTGGCCCGCTACCGCGAACTGGGCATCGATCCACGGACCAAGGACCTGATGTTCTCCGACGGGCTGAACTTCGAAAAATGCCTGCCGATCCTGCGTCACATGCGCGGTCAGGCCAGGTTCGGTTTCGGCATGGGCACCAGCCTGGCCTGCGATGTCGAAGGCGTCGAGCCACTGAGCATCGTGATGAAACTGGTGCGGGTGCACGGTGAACCGGTGGTGAAGTTCTCCGACGACCCGATCAAGAACGTCTGTGAAGATCCGTCGTTCCTGCGCTACGCGGCCCAGGTGTTCAACGTTGATCTTGCCCACTCGCCCCTGGAGGCCTGA
- a CDS encoding NUDIX hydrolase → MHDRPTLPSAYLHTIDLCLLRYNRERCELEILLHQRDSEPFAGHWALPGIVVNGDVEDRSLNDAVERLRRSSKVDMPLAWLEQVGTVGDAFRDPRCWSSSTFYLGIVSDPVQPGPQQGFFALGEVASGAFKLPFDHNSLVAQTRERLFSKSLYSSLPLMFLGNEFSAPEAVSIFSLVLQRPVLKTSIRQRLLKMSEAGYLQETGRKKSGDGGRPQATVETLKPTELYLFDRCFLE, encoded by the coding sequence ATGCACGACCGCCCCACCCTCCCCAGCGCCTACCTGCACACCATCGACCTGTGCCTGCTGCGCTACAACCGCGAGCGCTGCGAGCTGGAAATTCTCCTTCACCAACGGGACAGCGAACCATTCGCCGGACACTGGGCGCTGCCGGGCATCGTGGTCAACGGCGATGTCGAGGACCGCAGCCTGAATGACGCCGTGGAACGCCTGCGCCGCTCAAGCAAAGTGGACATGCCCCTGGCCTGGCTGGAACAGGTGGGCACCGTCGGCGACGCCTTCCGCGACCCGCGCTGCTGGTCGTCCTCGACCTTCTACCTGGGGATTGTCAGCGACCCGGTGCAGCCGGGCCCGCAGCAGGGTTTCTTTGCCCTTGGCGAGGTGGCCAGCGGCGCCTTCAAGTTGCCGTTCGACCACAACAGCCTGGTGGCCCAGACACGGGAACGGCTGTTTTCCAAATCCCTGTACAGCAGCCTGCCGCTGATGTTCCTCGGCAACGAGTTCAGCGCCCCCGAGGCGGTGAGCATCTTCTCCCTGGTGCTGCAACGGCCGGTGCTCAAGACCAGCATCCGCCAGCGCCTGCTGAAGATGAGCGAGGCCGGTTACCTGCAGGAAACCGGGCGCAAGAAAAGCGGCGATGGTGGCCGCCCGCAAGCCACGGTGGAAACGCTCAAGCCCACCGAGTTGTACCTGTTCGATCGTTGTTTTCTGGAGTAA
- a CDS encoding adenylyltransferase/cytidyltransferase family protein, with amino-acid sequence MFELALYGGAFNPPHAGHAQVMLEAARHARRVLVVPSFRHPDGKRMADFEQRAHWLQAITAHLQPECRAELAVSRLERQLALADPGPVYSFTLLQRLADDLALDGKRIALVVGEDVARQLPRFHRGEELLQRFSILCIEEQPGVRSSVLRQCLARGETPPSQWLAPGLNPLNYGLYAAHGS; translated from the coding sequence ATGTTTGAACTGGCCCTCTATGGCGGCGCCTTCAACCCGCCCCATGCCGGACACGCCCAAGTGATGCTCGAAGCCGCGCGCCACGCTCGCCGGGTTCTTGTGGTGCCCAGCTTTCGCCACCCGGATGGCAAGCGCATGGCCGATTTCGAGCAACGGGCCCACTGGTTGCAGGCGATCACCGCGCACCTGCAACCCGAGTGCCGCGCCGAGCTGGCGGTCAGCCGCCTGGAGCGCCAGCTGGCCCTGGCCGACCCGGGACCGGTCTACAGCTTCACCCTGCTGCAACGCCTGGCCGACGACCTGGCCCTGGACGGCAAGCGCATCGCCCTGGTGGTGGGCGAGGACGTGGCGCGGCAGTTGCCCAGGTTCCATCGCGGCGAAGAGTTGCTGCAGCGTTTTTCCATCCTCTGCATCGAGGAGCAGCCCGGAGTGCGCAGCAGCGTGTTGCGCCAGTGCCTGGCCCGGGGCGAAACACCGCCCAGCCAATGGCTGGCCCCGGGCCTGAATCCGCTAAACTACGGCCTCTACGCCGCCCACGGAAGTTGA
- a CDS encoding NUDIX hydrolase, with amino-acid sequence MSSVTESQCLLETPYFKVVRENGYFIIKEAQAVNGVVAVPTLADGRLMLVELKRRAIGGQSIEFPRGAIDAGESACDAAARELLEETGRQASSVRQLGLLHSNTSLIASAVAVCQVQIAEQQSAATDGEVDRVLWVSRQELLAMIAAGRITDAHTLSAAMMLLASESA; translated from the coding sequence ATGAGTTCCGTCACCGAAAGCCAGTGCCTGCTGGAAACCCCGTACTTCAAGGTGGTCCGCGAAAACGGCTACTTCATCATCAAGGAAGCCCAGGCGGTGAACGGCGTGGTAGCCGTACCGACCCTGGCCGATGGCCGGCTGATGCTGGTAGAGCTCAAGCGCCGGGCCATTGGCGGCCAGTCCATCGAGTTTCCCCGGGGCGCCATCGATGCCGGGGAAAGCGCCTGTGACGCCGCGGCCCGGGAGCTGCTGGAAGAAACCGGCCGCCAGGCTTCGTCCGTGCGCCAACTGGGCCTGCTGCACAGCAACACCTCGCTGATCGCCAGCGCGGTGGCGGTGTGTCAGGTACAAATCGCCGAACAGCAGAGCGCCGCCACCGACGGCGAGGTGGACCGCGTGCTGTGGGTCAGCCGCCAGGAGCTGCTGGCGATGATCGCCGCCGGGCGGATCACCGACGCTCATACCTTGTCGGCAGCGATGATGCTGCTGGCTTCCGAGTCAGCCTGA